One Microbacter margulisiae genomic window carries:
- a CDS encoding GNAT family N-acetyltransferase translates to MTENKAIRYEKGKLEELPVIFDLFTQAIREMLSSKIYQWDEIYPAMDVLTTDLQNGELYVGKIEGAIAVVFVVNQEYDEEYNNGKWNDTGGGFRIVHRLCVHPAYQHQGLARRTMEYIEQTLHKQEITSIRLDAFSENPFALRLYNSLDYKKVGLAKWRKGVFYLMEKMIR, encoded by the coding sequence ATGACTGAGAACAAAGCAATTCGATATGAAAAGGGAAAGCTGGAAGAATTGCCGGTCATATTCGATCTGTTTACGCAGGCAATCCGGGAGATGCTCTCTAGCAAAATCTACCAATGGGATGAAATTTACCCTGCGATGGATGTCCTAACAACAGATTTACAAAACGGAGAACTCTATGTTGGGAAGATTGAAGGAGCTATTGCCGTGGTGTTCGTAGTAAACCAGGAATATGACGAAGAATACAATAACGGAAAGTGGAATGATACAGGAGGCGGCTTTAGGATAGTGCACCGGTTGTGTGTTCATCCGGCTTATCAGCATCAGGGTTTGGCGCGAAGGACGATGGAATATATCGAACAGACATTACACAAGCAAGAGATTACTTCCATCCGGTTGGATGCTTTTTCGGAGAATCCTTTTGCACTACGCCTTTACAATTCGTTGGATTATAAGAAAGTGGGTCTGGCAAAATGGAGGAAAGGTGTGTTTTATTTAATGGAGAAAATGATACGATAA